The Flavobacterium marginilacus genome window below encodes:
- a CDS encoding DUF4956 domain-containing protein codes for MDVIELLCRFLLLTFSVLFLYFFSNRKNKEAINPLIIVVGFCTFSLCYLFTKVEIGVGIGFGLFAIFSILRFRGQTFSLNAIIFLFATITLSILDIMYPLEKYGVLIFFQISIIFFYTLGSLMLVHVSPDNRKSCKLIFTYDEFFSIDASNQKTKIEEIVPFPVFDFEILTINRASNQVEILIFY; via the coding sequence ATGGATGTAATCGAACTGTTATGCCGTTTTCTGTTACTCACTTTTTCGGTGCTTTTTTTATATTTTTTCTCAAACAGAAAGAATAAAGAAGCTATTAATCCATTGATAATTGTCGTTGGCTTTTGCACATTTTCGCTGTGTTACTTATTTACCAAAGTGGAAATTGGCGTGGGGATTGGTTTCGGGCTTTTTGCTATTTTTTCAATTTTGCGTTTCAGGGGACAGACATTTTCGCTCAATGCAATAATATTTCTTTTTGCAACTATTACGCTCTCGATTTTGGATATCATGTATCCGCTTGAAAAATATGGCGTCTTGATTTTTTTCCAGATCAGTATTATTTTTTTCTATACGCTAGGCTCCCTGATGCTGGTTCACGTTTCTCCTGATAATAGAAAAAGCTGTAAATTGATTTTCACTTACGATGAATTTTTTAGCATTGACGCTTCAAATCAAAAGACAAAAATAGAAGAGATTGTTCCGTTTCCCGTTTTCGATTTCGAAATTTTAACTATTAACAGGGCGTCAAATCAAGTTGAAATTCTGATTTTTTATTAG
- a CDS encoding toxin-antitoxin system YwqK family antitoxin → MLAVFRVFVLFLCCQAVFSQTDANPVDANGKKHGIWKGFYAESGRQRYEGTFDHGKEVGVFNFYDDTKAKSIIATRTFNAADNSCYTVFYDQNKNIVSEGKEVNKLREGQWKYYHKASKSLMTLENYKNGKLDGVRTVYYPSGKAVDETIYKNGLKEGVYKKYSEKGIVLELSFFKNNEYEGEAVYKDPNNLVIAKGKFKNGKKIGKWQFFINGKLDSEENMDKPKKPQLKRDNIKTDK, encoded by the coding sequence ATGTTAGCTGTTTTTAGAGTTTTTGTCCTTTTTTTATGCTGTCAGGCAGTTTTTTCGCAGACTGATGCCAATCCTGTAGATGCCAATGGTAAAAAACACGGTATTTGGAAAGGTTTTTATGCCGAATCGGGGAGACAGCGTTACGAAGGTACTTTTGACCACGGAAAAGAAGTTGGTGTTTTTAATTTTTATGATGATACAAAAGCCAAATCTATCATTGCCACAAGGACTTTCAATGCTGCAGATAACTCCTGCTACACTGTTTTTTATGACCAGAACAAGAATATTGTGAGTGAAGGAAAGGAAGTAAACAAACTGCGTGAAGGGCAATGGAAATATTATCATAAGGCCTCCAAATCGTTGATGACTTTGGAGAATTACAAGAATGGAAAACTCGACGGTGTGCGGACAGTTTATTATCCAAGCGGGAAAGCTGTGGATGAAACGATTTATAAAAACGGATTAAAAGAAGGTGTCTATAAAAAATATTCTGAGAAAGGAATTGTTTTGGAACTAAGTTTTTTTAAAAATAATGAGTACGAAGGTGAAGCTGTTTACAAAGACCCGAATAATCTTGTGATTGCCAAAGGAAAATTCAAAAATGGCAAGAAAATAGGAAAGTGGCAGTTTTTTATCAATGGCAAACTGGACAGTGAGGAAAATATGGATAAGCCAAAAAAGCCTCAGCTTAAAAGAGATAATATTAAAACTGATAAATAG
- the yidC gene encoding membrane protein insertase YidC, with the protein MEEKKLDLNSIIGMLLIVGIFFWMMYQNKPSEAQLAAEKAKKELVAKEAQAKAVAAKQAVAPAAVIMPGDSTQLAQLQKTLGGFAYSATLPSAKNDVTTIENDYVLLKIANKGGYIVEATLKNFEKFKKNSGQLVSLIKDNNADLNIQLQTSDNRILNTKDLYFEPALTKSGADQILSMKLKAGANEYLEYKYILKPKDYMVGFDIRSQGLNKVLNTGKPLDLQWNMKTYRSEKSIAYENRYTEVRYQYEDNKHNYVNDGKDKEETPDKVSYIAFKQHFFASILITDTPFEKAQLKSNKLALDETKDTVFIKDLKAAVPLAFHNGELDYKMSWYFGPTDYATLKAYDKNIEKIVPLGWGIFGWINKFIFIPLFGFLTGGISYGIAIIIFTILIKLAMSPITYKSFLSQAKMKVLRPDITELGEKYKKDPMKKQQETMKLYSKAGVNPMAGCIPALIQIPFMYASFQFFPSAFELRQKGFLWADDLSSFDSVYKLPFHIPLYGDHISLFPILAAIAIFFYMKMTSGDQQMAAPQQEGMPDMAKMMKMMIYVSPIMMLIFFNSYGAGLSLYNFISNLITIGIMFVIKNYIVDSDKIHAQIQENKLKEPKKPGKFQQRLQEAMEQAEAQKAKKK; encoded by the coding sequence ATGGAAGAAAAAAAATTAGACCTTAACTCGATTATAGGTATGTTATTAATCGTTGGTATATTCTTTTGGATGATGTACCAAAACAAACCTTCAGAGGCACAGCTTGCTGCAGAAAAGGCTAAAAAAGAATTGGTCGCAAAAGAAGCTCAGGCAAAGGCTGTGGCTGCTAAACAAGCTGTGGCTCCAGCAGCAGTTATTATGCCTGGAGATTCTACCCAATTGGCACAATTGCAAAAAACATTAGGCGGGTTTGCTTATTCTGCAACGTTGCCTTCTGCAAAAAATGATGTTACAACAATCGAAAATGATTATGTATTATTGAAAATTGCAAATAAAGGAGGGTACATTGTTGAAGCTACTTTGAAGAATTTTGAAAAATTCAAGAAAAATTCTGGACAGCTGGTTTCTTTAATCAAAGACAACAATGCCGATTTGAACATTCAGCTGCAGACAAGCGACAATCGCATTTTAAATACTAAAGACCTTTATTTTGAGCCTGCATTGACTAAATCTGGTGCTGACCAAATCCTTTCTATGAAATTGAAAGCGGGTGCCAATGAATATTTAGAATACAAATATATTTTGAAACCAAAGGATTATATGGTTGGTTTTGATATTCGTTCTCAAGGTTTGAATAAAGTACTTAATACGGGCAAACCATTGGATTTACAGTGGAATATGAAAACGTACAGAAGTGAGAAAAGCATCGCTTATGAAAATCGTTATACCGAAGTCCGTTATCAATACGAAGACAATAAGCATAACTATGTTAATGACGGAAAAGATAAAGAAGAAACACCGGACAAAGTATCTTATATTGCTTTCAAACAGCATTTTTTCGCGTCTATTCTGATAACAGATACTCCTTTTGAAAAAGCACAGTTAAAATCGAATAAATTGGCTTTGGATGAAACAAAAGATACTGTTTTTATAAAGGATCTAAAAGCGGCAGTACCTTTGGCTTTCCATAATGGTGAACTGGATTATAAAATGAGCTGGTATTTTGGACCAACTGATTATGCTACTTTGAAAGCTTATGATAAAAACATTGAAAAAATAGTTCCGCTTGGCTGGGGGATTTTTGGGTGGATTAATAAATTTATTTTCATTCCGTTATTTGGATTTTTAACAGGAGGAATTTCTTACGGAATTGCGATTATTATTTTTACGATTCTTATAAAATTAGCGATGTCGCCTATTACTTATAAGTCATTCCTGTCGCAGGCGAAGATGAAAGTGTTGCGTCCGGACATTACTGAGCTGGGTGAAAAATATAAAAAAGACCCGATGAAAAAACAGCAGGAAACGATGAAACTGTATTCAAAAGCTGGTGTCAATCCTATGGCGGGCTGTATTCCGGCTTTGATTCAGATTCCGTTTATGTATGCTTCGTTTCAGTTTTTTCCGTCTGCTTTTGAGTTAAGACAAAAAGGATTCCTTTGGGCAGATGATTTATCTTCATTTGACTCTGTTTATAAATTGCCTTTCCATATTCCATTGTACGGTGATCATATCAGTTTGTTTCCAATTTTGGCAGCAATTGCGATTTTCTTCTACATGAAAATGACTTCTGGTGATCAGCAGATGGCAGCTCCTCAGCAGGAAGGTATGCCGGATATGGCCAAAATGATGAAAATGATGATTTATGTTTCGCCAATTATGATGTTGATTTTCTTCAACAGTTATGGTGCAGGATTGAGTTTGTATAACTTTATATCGAACTTAATCACTATCGGGATTATGTTTGTGATCAAGAATTACATTGTAGATTCGGATAAAATTCATGCTCAGATTCAGGAAAACAAACTGAAAGAGCCTAAAAAACCAGGTAAATTCCAACAGCGATTACAAGAAGCTATGGAACAGGCCGAGGCTCAAAAAGCAAAAAAGAAATAA
- a CDS encoding CTP synthase — MNQTKYIFVTGGVTSSLGKGIIAASLAKLLQARGYRTTIQKFDPYINVDPGTLNPYEHGECYVTDDGAETDLDLGHYERFLTVPTSQANNVTTGRIYLSVIEKERRGEFLGKTVQVVPHITNEIKERMQLLGKSGDYDIVITEIGGTVGDIESLPYIESVRQLIWDLGENNAIVIHLTLVPYLAAAGELKTKPTQHSVKTLMESGIKADILVCRTENEISDEIRNKLALFCNVKREAVIQSIDASTIYEVPNLMLEEGLDVVALKKLDLPKKAAPDLKNWNTFLKRLKFPKHTVNIGLIGKYVEMQDCYKSILEAFIHAGAANETKVNVVSIHSEFIDSENITEKLGNLDAILVAPGFGERGIEGKIEAIRFARENKVPFFGICLGMQMAIIEYSRNILGLADANSTEMNDKTSNPVVNLMEDQKNVTDKGGTMRLGAWKCDITPDSLAYKIYGKTSISERHRHRYEYNSQYVDQLQKAGLISSGVNPDTGLVEIVELEDHPFFIGVQYHPEYKSTVANPHPLFVSFVAAAVKGKKK, encoded by the coding sequence ATGAATCAAACGAAATATATTTTTGTTACAGGAGGTGTGACTTCTTCTTTAGGAAAAGGAATTATAGCGGCTTCCTTGGCGAAATTGTTACAGGCAAGAGGTTATAGGACAACAATTCAAAAATTTGATCCTTATATCAATGTTGATCCAGGAACTTTAAATCCTTATGAACATGGAGAATGCTATGTGACTGATGATGGTGCAGAAACGGACTTGGACTTAGGTCATTACGAACGTTTTTTAACTGTTCCGACTTCTCAGGCTAACAATGTAACCACAGGCAGAATTTATCTTTCGGTTATCGAAAAAGAGCGCAGAGGTGAATTTTTGGGTAAAACGGTTCAGGTTGTTCCTCATATCACCAATGAAATTAAGGAAAGAATGCAATTGCTGGGTAAATCTGGTGATTATGATATTGTTATTACCGAAATTGGCGGTACAGTAGGTGATATTGAATCATTGCCTTATATCGAATCTGTGCGTCAGCTGATTTGGGATTTAGGTGAAAATAATGCTATCGTTATTCATTTGACTTTAGTGCCTTATTTGGCTGCTGCCGGAGAATTAAAAACAAAACCGACACAGCATTCTGTGAAAACTCTGATGGAAAGCGGAATTAAAGCCGATATTTTGGTCTGCAGAACAGAAAATGAAATTTCAGACGAAATCCGTAATAAATTAGCTCTTTTCTGTAATGTAAAAAGAGAAGCGGTTATTCAGTCTATCGATGCTTCTACTATATATGAAGTGCCAAATTTAATGCTGGAAGAAGGATTGGATGTTGTTGCTTTGAAAAAATTAGATTTACCAAAAAAAGCAGCTCCGGATTTAAAAAACTGGAACACCTTTCTAAAGAGACTGAAATTCCCAAAACATACAGTAAACATTGGTCTGATTGGCAAATATGTAGAAATGCAGGATTGTTATAAATCTATTTTGGAAGCGTTTATTCATGCAGGCGCTGCTAATGAAACTAAAGTAAATGTAGTTTCTATTCATTCTGAGTTTATTGATTCAGAGAATATTACTGAAAAATTAGGAAATTTAGATGCAATTCTTGTAGCTCCTGGTTTTGGAGAGAGAGGGATTGAAGGTAAAATCGAAGCTATTCGATTTGCGCGTGAAAATAAAGTGCCGTTTTTTGGAATCTGTCTGGGGATGCAGATGGCAATTATTGAGTATTCCAGAAATATATTAGGACTGGCAGATGCCAATTCTACTGAGATGAACGACAAAACTTCTAATCCTGTAGTAAATTTGATGGAAGATCAAAAAAATGTTACAGACAAAGGAGGAACAATGCGTCTTGGAGCATGGAAATGTGACATTACTCCAGATTCATTAGCATATAAAATTTATGGTAAGACTTCAATATCAGAGCGTCACCGCCACCGTTATGAATACAACAGCCAGTATGTTGATCAATTGCAGAAAGCAGGTTTGATTTCTTCGGGTGTAAATCCTGATACAGGTTTAGTAGAGATTGTTGAATTAGAAGATCATCCTTTCTTCATTGGTGTACAATACCATCCGGAATATAAGAGTACGGTAGCAAATCCGCACCCGCTTTTTGTGAGTTTTGTGGCAGCGGCGGTTAAAGGGAAAAAGAAGTAA
- a CDS encoding DUF3820 family protein, with protein sequence MDENQKQLIKLAHTKMPFGKYEGWFLIDIPEYYIVWYSNKGFPKGELGEQLKLVHELKLNGLEELIRNIKKKYPKP encoded by the coding sequence ATGGACGAAAACCAAAAACAGCTCATAAAACTTGCTCACACCAAAATGCCTTTCGGGAAATACGAAGGCTGGTTTCTTATTGATATTCCTGAATATTACATTGTCTGGTACAGCAATAAAGGTTTTCCAAAAGGAGAACTGGGCGAACAATTGAAATTAGTTCATGAGTTAAAACTCAACGGACTCGAAGAACTGATTCGGAATATAAAAAAGAAATATCCGAAACCTTAA
- a CDS encoding OsmC family protein, whose protein sequence is MTSKVTYLGDLRTSSVHIQSGTEVLSDAPVDNNGKGEAFSPTDSVANALATCMMTIMGIKARDLNIDFKGSTAAVTKIMNAEPRRIGAIEIVFEMEGVTEEKDKTILERAAMTCPVFLSLNTEIKKDISFIWK, encoded by the coding sequence ATGACTTCAAAAGTAACTTATTTAGGGGATTTAAGGACTTCCTCTGTACATATACAATCAGGAACAGAAGTGCTTTCTGATGCTCCAGTAGATAATAACGGAAAAGGAGAAGCTTTCTCTCCAACTGATTCAGTTGCCAATGCTTTGGCTACCTGCATGATGACGATTATGGGGATCAAAGCAAGGGATCTGAATATTGATTTTAAAGGTTCTACAGCAGCCGTTACCAAAATCATGAATGCCGAACCAAGACGCATCGGTGCTATCGAAATTGTTTTTGAAATGGAGGGAGTTACCGAAGAAAAAGATAAAACAATTCTGGAAAGAGCAGCAATGACATGTCCCGTTTTCCTGAGTCTGAATACTGAAATTAAAAAAGATATTAGTTTCATCTGGAAATAA
- a CDS encoding PBP1 and LysM peptidoglycan-binding domain-containing protein: MNYFFVTICTIFFSLTSIAAQEKIDKYIVGKGETVNQIAQKFNVTPYDIYKLNPDAQKGVKPNSVLLISKGKGKTAEQPAKSAVKQLPKTHEVLPKETLFGIEKKYDVTDADLKKVNPDLEKLGLQVGQVLNIPSKNSPKTNIVAKSTVIYHTVLPKETKFSIAKKYDITIEELERKNPEIIPNLTIGYELLIKGTRPKAASKTVVSETKEVPVKSLPAPKSEPISYIDYTVKAKETFYSLSKQYGLTQQQLVDLNPGLSAGVQEGMVLKVPSKSNQIAFSSAKQKVVLTKKNSNDKKTLVLLLPFNIAKNGGDTISSNVNRLNNDKFLNMTLDFYAGALVAIDSAKQAGVTMDIKIFDSNEAKTTSNVGTIFSADDLANADAVVGPFYQTNVEKMANLLGQSNVPVISPLSKDAGNPTPNLYQSIVPAAVLKTAMFDFLNTKQGNIIAVIDKKRETIRKYISESQKQVKIAPLTPTGGLNVEGFKSQLVKDKMNYIILETANTGMIKYTINAMVSVMAAYQVQLVILEPNETLDTDEISFENLTKLHLMYPSATRENNSPEAQIFMQSYRKKNKVNPSTFAIRGFDITFDTMMRLSQGKTYQETAETMITEQVENKFEYHKKEEGGYVNKGVYILYYDTDLTVKEAK; the protein is encoded by the coding sequence CTGACTTCAATCGCTGCTCAGGAAAAAATAGATAAGTACATCGTCGGTAAAGGGGAAACAGTAAATCAGATTGCTCAAAAATTTAATGTTACTCCTTACGATATTTATAAGCTAAATCCTGATGCACAAAAAGGAGTGAAACCTAATAGTGTTCTGCTGATCTCAAAAGGTAAAGGGAAAACTGCTGAACAGCCTGCAAAATCAGCGGTTAAGCAGCTGCCGAAAACTCATGAGGTACTTCCAAAGGAAACATTATTTGGTATTGAAAAAAAATACGATGTAACTGATGCCGATTTAAAGAAAGTAAATCCCGATCTTGAAAAATTAGGTTTGCAGGTGGGTCAGGTTTTAAATATTCCATCCAAGAACAGCCCAAAAACAAATATTGTGGCTAAAAGCACAGTAATTTATCATACGGTACTGCCAAAAGAAACCAAATTTTCGATAGCAAAGAAATATGATATTACTATTGAAGAATTGGAACGAAAAAATCCTGAGATTATACCTAATCTAACGATCGGATATGAGTTATTAATAAAAGGAACCAGACCGAAAGCAGCATCAAAAACCGTTGTTTCAGAAACCAAAGAGGTGCCGGTAAAATCATTGCCCGCTCCTAAGTCTGAACCTATAAGTTATATTGATTATACTGTAAAAGCCAAAGAAACTTTTTATAGTTTGTCTAAGCAGTATGGACTGACACAGCAGCAGTTAGTGGATTTGAATCCTGGTTTATCGGCTGGTGTTCAGGAAGGAATGGTTTTAAAGGTACCGTCAAAATCAAATCAGATTGCATTTAGTTCAGCTAAACAAAAAGTTGTTTTGACTAAGAAAAACAGTAATGACAAGAAAACTTTAGTATTGTTATTGCCTTTCAATATTGCCAAGAATGGAGGAGATACTATCAGTTCTAATGTTAATCGTCTGAACAATGATAAATTCCTGAATATGACTTTAGATTTTTATGCCGGTGCTTTAGTTGCGATTGATTCGGCAAAACAGGCTGGAGTTACTATGGATATTAAGATTTTTGATTCGAATGAAGCAAAAACAACTTCAAATGTTGGAACTATTTTTAGTGCTGATGATTTGGCAAATGCCGATGCCGTTGTTGGTCCTTTTTATCAGACAAATGTAGAAAAAATGGCAAACCTTCTTGGTCAGAGTAATGTGCCGGTTATTTCACCGCTGTCAAAAGATGCAGGAAATCCAACACCAAATTTATATCAGTCAATTGTTCCGGCTGCGGTTTTAAAAACGGCTATGTTTGATTTTTTAAATACAAAACAAGGCAATATAATTGCGGTTATTGATAAGAAAAGAGAAACAATTAGGAAATACATTTCTGAGAGTCAAAAACAAGTGAAAATTGCGCCTTTGACTCCGACAGGGGGTTTGAATGTTGAAGGTTTCAAAAGTCAGCTGGTTAAGGATAAAATGAATTATATCATTCTAGAAACCGCCAATACAGGAATGATTAAATATACCATAAATGCAATGGTCAGCGTAATGGCTGCTTATCAGGTGCAATTGGTTATTTTGGAGCCAAATGAAACTTTAGATACTGATGAAATTAGTTTTGAAAATTTGACAAAACTGCATTTGATGTATCCTTCGGCAACCCGAGAGAATAATTCTCCTGAAGCTCAAATATTCATGCAGAGTTACCGAAAAAAGAATAAAGTCAATCCAAGTACTTTCGCAATTCGTGGTTTTGATATAACTTTCGATACGATGATGCGTCTGTCTCAGGGCAAAACGTATCAGGAAACTGCCGAAACGATGATAACAGAACAAGTTGAAAACAAGTTTGAATATCATAAAAAAGAAGAAGGTGGTTATGTCAATAAAGGTGTTTACATCCTGTATTACGACACCGATTTGACAGTAAAAGAAGCAAAGTAG